The following coding sequences lie in one Candidatus Zixiibacteriota bacterium genomic window:
- a CDS encoding transposase: MPRQSYNIAGHAHFVTCSSYHRCPILIDDPARKLLVESLDAARRRLHLELWAYVIMPEHVHLLLMPRENAYSMAEILKRVKGPFAKRLIDIWRADDDPRLGQLRIDGPSGPSIRVWERGGGFDRNLYSHERIRRAVEYIEWNPVRRGLVSDPMDWVWSSARARSGITDVPIQIDPICWDGIENAAITDRGHTTGV, from the coding sequence ATGCCACGACAGAGCTACAACATCGCCGGGCACGCGCACTTCGTGACATGCAGTAGCTATCACCGCTGCCCAATCCTCATTGACGACCCGGCGCGCAAGTTGCTTGTTGAATCGCTTGATGCAGCCCGCCGACGCCTGCATCTTGAGTTGTGGGCGTATGTCATCATGCCGGAACATGTTCATCTTCTCCTGATGCCCCGCGAGAACGCCTATTCGATGGCCGAGATCCTGAAGCGAGTCAAGGGACCGTTTGCGAAGCGCTTGATTGACATATGGCGGGCTGATGATGATCCGCGATTGGGGCAACTCCGGATCGATGGACCGTCCGGTCCCTCAATCAGAGTCTGGGAGCGTGGCGGAGGGTTCGACCGAAACCTCTACTCGCACGAACGCATCCGTCGAGCAGTTGAGTACATCGAATGGAATCCAGTTCGGAGGGGGTTGGTCTCTGATCCAATGGACTGGGTCTGGTCGAGCGCCCGGGCGAGATCGGGAATCACGGACGTCCCGATACAGATTGACCCGATTTGCTGGGATGGGATCGAAAATGCCGCGATCACAGATCGCGGGCACACAACAGGTGTGTGA
- a CDS encoding S9 family peptidase gives MRRWTMLVLMLLVAAVMLASPAAAEKLTIDRIYGDTSLSGPTPRGVRISPDGKRVGFLRGRDTDQYQLDLWVYEIDKHKTRMLVDSKMIVPEEKLSDAEKARRERARTASLKGILTYAWSPDGAKLLFPLGDTLYLYDLRAKPDAAVRKFATGEGAIDPKISPKGHYASFVRDQNLYVVDLATGAQRQLTTDGAGTLHNAEAEFVAQEEMDQSSGYWWARNDSLIAFKQYDESPVPSVKRFEVYPDRTEVIEQRYPAAGDSNVIVRLGLIRPTGGDVRWIDLGSDPDIYLARVDWVPDGKTVTYQRESRDQKRLELIAVDVATLSQRTLLTETSQTWINLNDDLRFLKKQPAFIWASERTGFNHLYLYSLDGALIHPLTAGDWNVDGLLAVDEPAGRVYLSSNRDAIIDHQIYTVRLDGSNAHDPSRISQGDGIHGASFARDAARVSLYVEGYSNPLTPPQASIRAADGRFLAWIEENRLDEKHPYWRYRDMHVTPEFGTLTAEDGQTLEYRLLKPPDFDPARRYPVFINVYGGPGSQTVSRGWGDLFGQYMAQQGFIVFGLDNRGSGRRGRRFSDPIYGRLGDVEVRDQLVGVRWLKQQPFVDVARIGVFGWSYGGYMTLMMLAKAGGDLAAGVAVAPVSEWQLYDTHYTERYLGTPQENAAGYDSSAVFGSLANIKAPLLLVHGMADDNVLFTNSTQVMAALQKQGQQFRLMTYPGGKHGLSTTTMRKHVRHLIADFFVEMLKPGDAGK, from the coding sequence ATGCGTCGTTGGACAATGCTCGTGTTGATGCTGCTCGTGGCGGCGGTGATGCTGGCATCGCCGGCGGCGGCAGAGAAGCTCACGATCGATCGGATCTATGGGGATACGTCGCTCTCCGGGCCGACGCCGCGCGGAGTGAGGATTTCCCCCGACGGGAAACGCGTCGGATTCCTGCGCGGGCGCGACACCGACCAATATCAACTCGACCTCTGGGTCTATGAGATCGACAAGCACAAGACCCGGATGCTGGTCGATTCCAAGATGATCGTGCCGGAGGAGAAGCTGTCGGACGCCGAGAAAGCGCGTCGCGAACGCGCCCGGACGGCATCGCTGAAGGGAATCCTCACCTATGCGTGGTCGCCCGACGGCGCCAAGCTCCTCTTTCCCCTCGGCGACACCCTCTACCTCTACGACCTGAGAGCCAAACCTGACGCGGCGGTGCGAAAGTTCGCAACCGGCGAGGGCGCGATCGACCCGAAGATCTCCCCCAAAGGCCACTATGCCTCATTCGTGCGCGACCAGAACCTGTACGTGGTCGACCTCGCCACCGGCGCTCAGCGACAACTGACCACCGACGGCGCTGGCACATTGCACAACGCCGAGGCGGAGTTTGTCGCCCAGGAGGAGATGGACCAGTCGAGCGGGTATTGGTGGGCACGCAACGACAGTCTGATCGCTTTCAAGCAATACGACGAATCGCCGGTCCCTTCAGTCAAGCGCTTCGAGGTCTATCCCGATCGCACCGAGGTGATCGAGCAGCGCTACCCGGCGGCGGGAGATTCGAATGTGATCGTCCGGCTTGGGCTCATCCGTCCCACCGGCGGCGATGTGCGCTGGATCGACCTCGGCTCCGACCCCGACATCTACCTGGCGCGCGTCGACTGGGTCCCCGATGGGAAGACAGTCACCTACCAACGCGAAAGCCGCGATCAGAAGCGGCTCGAATTGATCGCTGTCGACGTGGCGACACTGTCGCAGCGGACGCTTCTGACCGAGACCTCCCAGACGTGGATCAATCTCAACGACGATCTGCGCTTCCTCAAAAAGCAACCGGCCTTCATCTGGGCCTCGGAGCGCACGGGATTCAACCATCTCTACCTTTACAGTCTCGATGGCGCCTTGATCCACCCGCTGACCGCCGGCGACTGGAATGTCGATGGGCTCTTGGCGGTCGATGAGCCGGCAGGGCGTGTCTATCTCTCATCCAACCGCGACGCCATCATTGACCATCAGATCTACACCGTGCGCCTCGATGGGAGCAACGCGCACGATCCGTCGCGCATCAGTCAGGGTGACGGAATCCACGGAGCATCATTCGCCCGGGATGCCGCGCGGGTCTCGCTCTATGTCGAGGGGTATTCGAATCCGCTGACGCCGCCACAAGCCAGCATCCGCGCCGCCGATGGCCGCTTCCTCGCCTGGATCGAGGAGAACCGCCTCGACGAGAAGCATCCCTACTGGCGGTACCGCGACATGCATGTGACGCCGGAATTCGGCACGCTGACCGCGGAGGACGGGCAGACACTGGAGTATCGCCTGCTGAAGCCGCCGGATTTCGATCCGGCACGACGCTACCCCGTTTTCATCAACGTCTATGGCGGCCCGGGGTCGCAAACCGTGAGCCGGGGCTGGGGCGATCTGTTTGGTCAGTATATGGCCCAGCAGGGGTTCATCGTCTTTGGGCTCGACAATCGCGGTTCGGGACGTCGCGGCCGCAGATTTTCCGATCCGATCTATGGCCGCCTCGGCGATGTCGAGGTGCGCGACCAGCTCGTCGGCGTCCGCTGGCTCAAGCAGCAACCGTTTGTCGACGTGGCGCGCATCGGTGTCTTCGGCTGGAGCTACGGCGGGTACATGACCCTGATGATGCTCGCCAAGGCCGGCGGCGACCTGGCCGCCGGGGTCGCGGTGGCGCCGGTATCCGAATGGCAGTTGTACGACACCCACTACACCGAGCGATACCTGGGGACGCCGCAGGAGAATGCCGCCGGGTACGATTCCAGCGCGGTGTTCGGCTCGCTGGCGAACATTAAAGCGCCGCTCCTGTTGGTCCACGGCATGGCCGATGACAATGTGCTGTTCACCAACTCGACGCAGGTCATGGCGGCCCTGCAGAAACAGGGTCAACAGTTCCGGCTGATGACCTACCCCGGCGGCAAGCACGGCCTGTCGACGACCACGATGCGGAAGCACGTCCGCCACCTGATCGCGGACTTCTTCGTGGAGATGCTCAAGCCGGGGGATGCCGGGAAGTAA
- a CDS encoding cellulase family glycosylhydrolase, with protein MKTAFWTRLRHGANCFNHVVTADWWRAAGDVGIEVVRLAPNKWDSRHRDFLLGDADQFTGLITEDLGLLLASLAQADSVGMKVVVTTLSLPGARWRQQNGDRSDLRLWRDTSYWGRAYRFWRELAGHLKDNPAVVGYNILNEPTPEFAVGADGPVVLNRFYATVVRAIRDVDSTTPIVLDGGRWASPDGLAEFRPLLDTNVIYAFHMYEPFEYTNKKANAGRFSYPGTVVTDGGDTIALDRSFLELYLGRVSEW; from the coding sequence GTGAAAACCGCATTCTGGACCCGACTGCGCCACGGCGCCAACTGCTTCAACCATGTCGTCACGGCGGACTGGTGGCGGGCGGCGGGCGACGTTGGGATCGAAGTCGTCCGCCTGGCGCCGAACAAGTGGGACTCACGCCACCGCGACTTCCTCTTGGGCGATGCCGATCAGTTCACCGGGCTTATCACCGAGGATCTTGGTCTTCTGCTGGCCTCGCTCGCGCAAGCGGATTCGGTGGGGATGAAGGTCGTGGTGACCACTTTATCGTTGCCCGGAGCCCGTTGGCGGCAGCAGAACGGCGATCGAAGCGACCTGCGTCTCTGGCGCGACACGTCATACTGGGGCCGAGCTTACCGATTCTGGCGTGAACTCGCCGGCCACCTGAAGGACAACCCCGCCGTTGTGGGGTACAACATCCTCAATGAACCGACACCCGAGTTCGCGGTCGGCGCCGATGGCCCCGTGGTACTCAATCGCTTCTATGCAACCGTCGTGCGCGCAATCCGTGACGTCGACAGTACGACGCCCATCGTGCTCGACGGCGGCCGGTGGGCATCGCCTGACGGACTGGCCGAATTCCGGCCATTGCTCGACACCAACGTGATCTACGCGTTTCACATGTACGAGCCATTCGAGTACACCAACAAGAAGGCCAATGCCGGCCGATTCTCATATCCCGGGACAGTCGTCACCGACGGCGGCGACACGATCGCGCTGGACAGGTCGTTTCTGGAGCTTTACCTCGGCCGCGTGAGCGAATGGTAG
- a CDS encoding FG-GAP-like repeat-containing protein, whose translation MGQTSLLRRLIALTPIVSVVVLAVSAGGLVPRWALAQSQCLPVRVFTGWAGWPDPGHLGRSIAGAGDVDKDGWADVIIGGWRLAGQSQVDAGQAYVFSGRTGQKLLRFYGEDWGDAFGYAVDGAGDLNGDGYADVVVGAFGNDYWGNGAGRAYVYSGADGRLVYMFSGGLPGDALGSAVAGVGDVNGDGVPDVIVGADREMASGWANGLAYVYSGQDGTVLYEFTAGEFRDEFGWSVSQAADINRDGYCDVVVGAPGGGWTPPYHDGQGRAYVYSGQDGALLHSLSGESTSDLFGFSVAGGADVNGDGYPDVIVGAIWNDSKAWNSGSAYVYSGKTWEVIHKWSGEQEDDRLGQWVDGVGDMDGDGFADVIIGAIRAHVAGEDKGAAYVYSGRTGVMLFRLVGERSGDWFGRTACGLGDINSDGLPDFGIVAPASDAGYTDFGRAYVYMPCRVDVDVLPSQCPNQVTFEREVTVIRPMAAGARGPQNLTAAFVGSPSLDVSTIDPQTILLEGVSPQRVDVQDITAPPWIKETPCDCAVRSPDGYPDLVLTFDLSALDKTIHGPSVLSPSEVVNLTALLKTGEPIIGQDCLHFGLRPIRLAGVEDSLESATILLGNSPNPLNSSTTIAFSLPMSGATQIQVFDVLGRKIATLMDDDLDAGRHQVTWDGTDGERRPVASGIYLYRLTAGSTVETRKMVLLK comes from the coding sequence ATGGGCCAGACCTCGTTGTTGAGGCGGCTCATCGCTCTCACCCCGATCGTCTCGGTTGTTGTGCTTGCGGTCAGCGCTGGTGGGCTCGTACCGAGGTGGGCACTGGCGCAGTCGCAGTGTCTTCCCGTCCGTGTCTTTACAGGCTGGGCGGGTTGGCCTGATCCCGGCCATCTCGGCCGCAGCATCGCCGGGGCGGGAGATGTGGACAAGGACGGCTGGGCGGATGTCATCATCGGAGGGTGGCGGCTGGCCGGGCAGAGTCAGGTTGATGCCGGCCAAGCCTATGTGTTCTCGGGCCGCACGGGGCAGAAGCTGCTGCGGTTCTATGGAGAGGACTGGGGCGACGCCTTCGGTTACGCGGTAGATGGTGCCGGGGACCTCAATGGAGATGGATACGCGGACGTCGTGGTGGGCGCATTTGGGAACGACTACTGGGGCAATGGCGCCGGTCGGGCGTATGTCTACTCCGGGGCGGATGGCAGGTTGGTTTACATGTTCAGTGGCGGGCTGCCCGGCGACGCGCTGGGAAGCGCCGTCGCCGGTGTCGGAGATGTGAACGGAGACGGTGTGCCGGACGTAATCGTGGGTGCTGATCGAGAGATGGCCTCAGGTTGGGCGAATGGGTTGGCCTATGTCTACTCGGGGCAAGATGGAACGGTCCTCTATGAGTTCACGGCGGGGGAATTCAGAGATGAATTCGGCTGGTCAGTCTCCCAGGCAGCTGACATAAACCGGGATGGGTACTGTGACGTGGTTGTGGGAGCACCTGGCGGAGGTTGGACGCCCCCGTACCACGACGGACAAGGCCGCGCCTATGTCTATTCAGGGCAGGATGGGGCACTCCTGCACAGCCTGTCGGGTGAGAGCACAAGTGACCTCTTCGGTTTCTCGGTTGCCGGCGGCGCGGATGTCAACGGCGACGGTTACCCGGACGTAATCGTGGGGGCGATATGGAATGACAGCAAGGCATGGAACAGTGGATCGGCCTATGTCTATTCCGGGAAGACGTGGGAGGTGATCCACAAGTGGTCCGGGGAACAGGAGGATGATCGGCTCGGGCAGTGGGTTGACGGTGTGGGAGACATGGACGGTGATGGATTCGCAGATGTGATTATTGGTGCGATCCGCGCTCATGTGGCGGGGGAAGACAAGGGAGCGGCATACGTGTATTCCGGGCGGACGGGGGTGATGCTGTTCCGGTTGGTGGGCGAAAGGTCGGGCGACTGGTTCGGTCGGACGGCGTGCGGCCTCGGCGACATTAATTCCGACGGACTCCCCGATTTTGGGATTGTTGCACCTGCAAGTGATGCCGGGTACACGGACTTCGGGCGCGCCTACGTGTACATGCCATGCCGGGTTGATGTGGATGTACTCCCAAGTCAGTGTCCCAACCAGGTCACCTTTGAGCGCGAAGTGACGGTTATTCGTCCGATGGCGGCTGGAGCTCGTGGACCACAGAACTTGACCGCCGCCTTCGTCGGCAGTCCGTCGCTCGATGTCAGCACCATTGATCCGCAGACGATCTTGCTGGAGGGAGTCTCGCCGCAGCGAGTAGATGTCCAGGATATCACTGCACCTCCATGGATCAAAGAGACACCCTGCGACTGCGCCGTGCGCAGTCCGGACGGGTACCCCGATTTGGTGTTGACCTTTGACCTATCTGCGCTGGACAAAACAATCCACGGTCCGTCGGTCCTGTCTCCCTCGGAAGTTGTGAATCTGACCGCATTGTTGAAGACGGGTGAGCCGATTATCGGGCAGGACTGTCTGCATTTCGGTCTGCGGCCTATCCGTCTTGCCGGCGTAGAAGACTCGTTGGAATCTGCCACCATCTTGCTGGGTAATTCCCCGAATCCACTCAATTCGTCGACGACAATCGCCTTTTCGCTCCCCATGTCTGGGGCAACACAGATTCAGGTGTTCGACGTCTTGGGGCGGAAGATCGCAACATTGATGGATGACGATCTGGACGCCGGGCGTCATCAGGTCACCTGGGATGGCACCGATGGCGAGAGGCGTCCGGTTGCCTCGGGAATCTACCTTTATCGCCTGACCGCCGGTTCCACTGTCGAAACGCGAAAGATGGTCCTGCTGAAGTGA
- a CDS encoding efflux RND transporter permease subunit, with the protein MSREDNLPELRIKIDRDRAGILGINAAQIANTINTCINGSVASLFTDPKSGNQYNILVRLSEDYRSRVEDLGDLVLTTASGDQVRLGNVATVEKVNAPVQIDRKYQQRLIEVTANVVGRDLGSVAADIQAHIDTLNVPPGFEVHLGGNVEQQKSAFANLLLAFALAILLVYVVMASQFQSLIDPFIIMFTVPLGIVGVFWVLFLTGTTLSVTSFQGVIIMVGIVVSNGILLVDYTNHLRVRGLPLSEAVIKGGVTRLKPIIMTTLATVLGLIPMALGLGGESTQAPLAIAVIGGLTVSTALTLFFIPTLYTVFEERFRRQMTTGEDTAG; encoded by the coding sequence GTGAGTCGCGAGGACAACCTGCCCGAGCTGCGCATCAAGATTGACCGCGACCGGGCCGGGATTCTCGGGATCAATGCCGCCCAGATCGCCAACACCATCAATACCTGCATCAACGGCTCGGTGGCGTCGCTGTTCACCGATCCCAAGAGCGGCAACCAATACAACATCCTGGTTCGCCTCAGCGAAGACTACCGATCGCGCGTGGAGGACTTGGGGGACCTGGTTCTGACGACGGCCAGCGGCGACCAAGTCCGACTCGGCAACGTGGCCACAGTTGAAAAGGTCAATGCGCCCGTCCAGATCGACCGAAAATACCAGCAACGCCTGATCGAAGTGACGGCCAACGTCGTCGGGCGCGACCTGGGAAGCGTCGCCGCCGACATCCAGGCCCACATCGACACGCTCAACGTGCCGCCCGGATTCGAGGTCCACCTGGGAGGGAATGTCGAACAGCAGAAATCGGCCTTCGCGAACCTGCTGTTGGCCTTTGCCTTGGCGATTCTCCTCGTGTACGTCGTGATGGCGTCGCAGTTCCAGTCCCTCATCGATCCCTTCATCATCATGTTCACCGTGCCTCTGGGAATCGTCGGTGTCTTTTGGGTCCTGTTCCTGACCGGGACCACGCTTTCGGTCACGTCGTTCCAAGGTGTGATCATCATGGTGGGCATCGTGGTGAGCAACGGCATCCTGCTGGTCGATTACACCAATCATCTCCGCGTGCGCGGGTTACCCTTGTCCGAGGCGGTCATCAAAGGGGGCGTGACGCGCCTGAAGCCGATCATTATGACCACGCTGGCGACCGTGCTGGGCCTGATCCCGATGGCCTTGGGTCTGGGCGGGGAATCGACGCAGGCGCCGTTGGCCATCGCCGTGATCGGCGGGCTGACCGTTTCGACGGCACTGACGCTGTTCTTCATTCCGACGCTCTATACGGTCTTCGAGGAGAGATTCCGTCGACAGATGACAACTGGCGAAGACACGGCCGGATGA
- a CDS encoding SBBP repeat-containing protein, with amino-acid sequence MSATHRNAPLLALWAGLAGACLFLTVATPSARSGAVVQTPPVYSVDNLPTAGSQGRDDGRGGIAFTENCGQWDEQVLFQVAASEATVWLCRDGLCYSLVHRTTATPGIEPHIVDRERAAGAAAGPTASAGVECVTVRATFVGAHSEVSAAGVGPLTQRSNFFLGNDPSRWRTDVRIFARVVYHDIRPGIDLWLEGRDGDLTARCEAASATHDPAVQLHYETYGSRARAAVATDGGLTLETPWSVMEFPGSIPVADGTRSTLIRDAAGIPAPTAVAVGDGGTSAGGLTFAYSTFLGGGSVDWGYGIDVDTSGAAIVVGLTYSTDFDTVRAFRGDQPGTDAFITKLAPDGSGPVYSTYFGGNDYDRANAVAAGQDGSACVVGLTWSSDFPLEHPLQDDSAYVDAFVARISPDGDSLEFSTYLGGNGSDEAHAVVIDAAGDVCVAGMTTSPQFPTVNPHQPYQGAADAFVARIDASGGSLLYCTCIGGHSDDHAFDVDVDGVGNIYMTGYTLSSDFPTINPFQTYRGTQDAFVLKLNSTTNTLAFSTYLGGSSDDEGRGIALDQNGGIYVAGNTFSSDFPLVDPYQTDQGTLDVFVTKWSAGGGTPAYSTYLGGSQVEAVSAMTVSETGNAWIIGYTSSPDFPSIDAIQSYMGAGDAFLTKLHLNGHSPVFSTYLGGQGHDIGRGIARDAKHGIYITGQSGSSDFPTANPHHGYRGYDDAFATRFIESPCACDCFGNPDCVEHRVDVFDVVMTINVAFRGAPAVVDPDSDCPRDVTDVDCNGLTDISDVLKFVNVAFRNALPSVEFCDPCGP; translated from the coding sequence ATGTCCGCAACACACCGGAATGCACCGCTGCTCGCGCTGTGGGCCGGCCTTGCGGGTGCCTGTTTGTTCCTCACGGTGGCGACCCCGAGCGCCAGATCGGGTGCAGTCGTGCAGACGCCGCCCGTCTACAGCGTCGACAATCTGCCGACGGCGGGCTCACAAGGGCGGGACGACGGACGCGGCGGGATCGCGTTCACGGAAAACTGCGGGCAGTGGGATGAGCAGGTGTTGTTCCAGGTCGCAGCCAGCGAGGCGACTGTCTGGCTCTGCCGCGATGGACTCTGCTATTCCCTCGTTCACCGTACGACCGCGACGCCGGGAATCGAGCCGCACATCGTCGATAGAGAACGTGCCGCGGGCGCCGCGGCCGGTCCCACGGCATCAGCAGGCGTCGAGTGCGTGACCGTACGCGCCACGTTCGTGGGTGCCCACTCGGAGGTCAGCGCTGCCGGGGTCGGCCCGCTGACTCAGCGCAGCAACTTCTTTCTGGGCAACGATCCGTCTCGGTGGCGCACCGACGTGCGGATCTTCGCGCGCGTTGTCTATCACGACATCCGGCCGGGAATCGACCTGTGGCTCGAAGGCCGCGACGGTGATCTGACCGCCAGATGTGAAGCGGCTTCTGCCACGCACGACCCAGCAGTGCAGCTCCACTATGAGACATACGGTAGCCGGGCGCGCGCGGCTGTTGCCACCGACGGCGGCTTGACGCTCGAAACGCCTTGGAGCGTCATGGAATTCCCCGGTTCAATCCCGGTTGCCGATGGCACGCGCTCAACCCTCATCCGGGACGCCGCCGGAATCCCCGCTCCCACTGCCGTTGCCGTCGGTGACGGAGGAACCTCCGCAGGAGGACTCACGTTCGCCTATAGCACGTTTCTGGGCGGCGGCAGCGTCGATTGGGGATATGGCATCGACGTTGACACGTCCGGTGCCGCGATCGTCGTCGGCCTCACGTACTCGACCGACTTCGACACGGTCAGGGCGTTTCGCGGCGACCAGCCGGGGACCGATGCCTTCATCACCAAGCTGGCACCCGACGGCAGCGGCCCAGTCTACAGCACGTACTTCGGCGGCAACGATTACGACCGCGCCAACGCGGTCGCCGCCGGCCAAGACGGCAGTGCCTGCGTCGTCGGTCTTACCTGGTCGTCAGACTTCCCGCTGGAGCATCCACTACAGGACGATTCGGCATATGTCGACGCCTTCGTGGCCCGGATCAGTCCCGACGGCGATTCCCTGGAATTCAGCACCTACCTTGGGGGCAACGGCAGTGATGAAGCGCATGCCGTCGTCATCGACGCCGCAGGCGATGTGTGCGTGGCCGGGATGACTACCTCGCCTCAGTTCCCGACCGTGAATCCTCATCAGCCTTATCAGGGCGCTGCCGATGCCTTTGTCGCCAGGATTGATGCCTCAGGCGGATCACTGCTGTACTGCACCTGCATCGGTGGACATAGTGACGATCATGCGTTCGACGTCGACGTCGACGGCGTCGGGAACATCTACATGACGGGGTACACGCTCTCGTCGGATTTCCCGACCATCAACCCCTTCCAGACCTACCGGGGGACGCAGGACGCGTTCGTATTGAAGTTGAACTCGACGACCAACACACTGGCCTTCAGCACCTATCTCGGGGGCAGCAGCGACGATGAGGGACGTGGCATTGCCCTCGACCAGAACGGGGGCATCTACGTCGCCGGGAACACGTTCTCTTCGGATTTCCCGCTCGTCGATCCCTACCAGACTGATCAGGGGACGCTCGATGTATTCGTGACGAAATGGAGCGCCGGCGGCGGCACACCGGCGTACAGCACCTATCTGGGCGGCAGCCAGGTAGAGGCTGTGAGTGCGATGACGGTCAGCGAAACCGGCAACGCCTGGATCATCGGGTACACGTCCTCACCCGACTTCCCGTCGATCGACGCCATTCAATCCTACATGGGCGCTGGAGACGCCTTCCTGACCAAACTGCACCTCAATGGCCATTCGCCCGTGTTCAGCACCTACCTGGGCGGCCAGGGGCACGACATCGGGCGGGGCATTGCCCGGGACGCGAAGCACGGAATCTACATCACCGGACAATCCGGCTCATCCGACTTTCCCACGGCCAATCCACATCACGGTTATCGAGGGTACGATGACGCCTTCGCGACCCGGTTCATCGAGTCCCCATGCGCGTGCGATTGCTTCGGAAATCCGGATTGCGTTGAGCACCGGGTGGACGTCTTCGACGTGGTCATGACCATCAATGTCGCCTTTCGCGGCGCTCCCGCGGTCGTCGACCCGGACTCAGACTGTCCGCGCGATGTCACGGACGTTGACTGCAACGGCCTGACTGACATTTCAGATGTGCTCAAGTTCGTCAATGTGGCTTTCCGCAACGCCCTCCCCTCAGTCGAATTCTGCGATCCCTGCGGGCCATAG